From a region of the Tamandua tetradactyla isolate mTamTet1 chromosome 10, mTamTet1.pri, whole genome shotgun sequence genome:
- the C10H3orf38 gene encoding uncharacterized protein C3orf38 homolog isoform X1 yields the protein MPGLSQPEMEGCRNMLGLLDNDEIMALCDTITNRLVQPEDRQDAIHAILVYSQSVEELLKRKKVHREVIFKYLAAQGVIIPPATEKHNLIQYAKDYWKKQSKLKLKESPESVTKTEDIQLFQQQEKEDKKAEKIDFHRLGEEFCHWFFELLNSQNPFLGPPQDEWGPQHFWHDVKLRFYYNTSEQNVIDYHGAEIVSLRLLSLVKEEFLFLSPNLDSHGLKCASSPHGLVMVGVAGTVHRGNTCLGIFEQIFGLIRCPFVENTWKIKFINLRIIGEGSLAPGALQKPSITFEPSDLEAFCNVISLCGTNEIGFNGKQTLDSGTGDQGLCSGNEALLNKRELSLPLKH from the exons ATGCCGGGGCTCAGCCAGCCAGAGATGGAGGGCTGTCGCAATATGCTCGGCCTCCTGGACAACGACGAGATCATGGCCCTATGCGACACTATCACCAACCGCCTGGTGCAGCCTGAGGACCGCCAAG atgccATTCATGCAATATTAGTTTACAGTCAAAGTGTTGAAGAACTTTTGAAGCGTAAAAAAGTCCACCGAGAAGTCATATTTAAGTACTTGGCAGCTCAAGGGGTTATTATACCTCCAGCTACTGAAAAACACAATCTTATTCAGTATGCAAAAGATTATTGGAAAAAGCAATCAAAACTGAAATTGAAAGAATCACCAGAGTCAGTTACAAAGACAGAAGATATTCAACTCTTTCAACAA caggagaaagaagataaaaaagctgaaaaaattgaTTTTCATCGATTAGGAGAAGAATTCTGTCATTGGTTCTTTGAACTTCTTAATTCCCAGAATCCTTTTCTGGGACCGCCTCAAGATGAATGGGGGCCACAGCACTTCTGGCATGATGTCAAACTTAGATTTTATTACAATACATCAGAACAAAATGTGATAGACTACCATGGAGCAGAAATTGTGAGCCTTCGTTTACTGTCACTAgtgaaagaagaatttctttttctcagccCCAATCTAGATTCTCATGGATTGAAGTGTGCTTCTTCTCCCCATGGGTTAGTTATGGTTGGAGTTGCTGGGACTGTCCACCGAGGGAACACTTGTTTGGGAATTTTTGAGCAGATTTTTGGACTCATCCGCTGCCCTTTTGTGGAGAATACCTGGAAAATCAAATTTATCAACCTGAGAATTATTGGAGAGGGTTCCCTTGCTCCTGGAGCATTACAGAAACCGTCCATTACATTTGAGCCAAGTGATCTCGAGGCCTTTTGTAATGTAATCAGTTTATGTGGTACCAATGAAATAGGATTTAATGGAAAGCAGACATTGGATAGTGGAACTGGAGACCAAGGTTTATGTAGTGGAAATGAGGCATTGTTGAACAAAAGAGAACTGAGTTTACCTCTAAAGCACTGA
- the C10H3orf38 gene encoding uncharacterized protein C3orf38 homolog isoform X2: MPGLSQPEMEGCRNMLGLLDNDEIMALCDTITNRLVQPEDRQDAIHAILVYSQSVEELLKRKKVHREVIFKYLAAQGVIIPPATEKHNLIQYAKDYWKKQSKLKLKESPESVTKTEDIQLFQQEKEDKKAEKIDFHRLGEEFCHWFFELLNSQNPFLGPPQDEWGPQHFWHDVKLRFYYNTSEQNVIDYHGAEIVSLRLLSLVKEEFLFLSPNLDSHGLKCASSPHGLVMVGVAGTVHRGNTCLGIFEQIFGLIRCPFVENTWKIKFINLRIIGEGSLAPGALQKPSITFEPSDLEAFCNVISLCGTNEIGFNGKQTLDSGTGDQGLCSGNEALLNKRELSLPLKH; this comes from the exons ATGCCGGGGCTCAGCCAGCCAGAGATGGAGGGCTGTCGCAATATGCTCGGCCTCCTGGACAACGACGAGATCATGGCCCTATGCGACACTATCACCAACCGCCTGGTGCAGCCTGAGGACCGCCAAG atgccATTCATGCAATATTAGTTTACAGTCAAAGTGTTGAAGAACTTTTGAAGCGTAAAAAAGTCCACCGAGAAGTCATATTTAAGTACTTGGCAGCTCAAGGGGTTATTATACCTCCAGCTACTGAAAAACACAATCTTATTCAGTATGCAAAAGATTATTGGAAAAAGCAATCAAAACTGAAATTGAAAGAATCACCAGAGTCAGTTACAAAGACAGAAGATATTCAACTCTTTCAACAA gagaaagaagataaaaaagctgaaaaaattgaTTTTCATCGATTAGGAGAAGAATTCTGTCATTGGTTCTTTGAACTTCTTAATTCCCAGAATCCTTTTCTGGGACCGCCTCAAGATGAATGGGGGCCACAGCACTTCTGGCATGATGTCAAACTTAGATTTTATTACAATACATCAGAACAAAATGTGATAGACTACCATGGAGCAGAAATTGTGAGCCTTCGTTTACTGTCACTAgtgaaagaagaatttctttttctcagccCCAATCTAGATTCTCATGGATTGAAGTGTGCTTCTTCTCCCCATGGGTTAGTTATGGTTGGAGTTGCTGGGACTGTCCACCGAGGGAACACTTGTTTGGGAATTTTTGAGCAGATTTTTGGACTCATCCGCTGCCCTTTTGTGGAGAATACCTGGAAAATCAAATTTATCAACCTGAGAATTATTGGAGAGGGTTCCCTTGCTCCTGGAGCATTACAGAAACCGTCCATTACATTTGAGCCAAGTGATCTCGAGGCCTTTTGTAATGTAATCAGTTTATGTGGTACCAATGAAATAGGATTTAATGGAAAGCAGACATTGGATAGTGGAACTGGAGACCAAGGTTTATGTAGTGGAAATGAGGCATTGTTGAACAAAAGAGAACTGAGTTTACCTCTAAAGCACTGA